From the genome of Pelomonas sp. SE-A7, one region includes:
- a CDS encoding PEP-CTERM sorting domain-containing protein, producing the protein MTIRFDAWRRFLGAVAVSLCAGTAAQAGPVMPAFGDVPTGWVTDRYAPAQFANMGAYKGRGDVLAIGISQADALANRSGPYQSAFYNTQGMQHAVSGGAGSSIDASLYVDAAWRDGQAGNVRTDMWGVASGGAQLGYAIIGFTNYGGDARYRVWDADTQTGWVDLDLAVQFGQWTDFSINFTGSSFDYFVNGALAYSDQTIGGATGYSAVIMQAYNFGDPSLQGAVAKDYTVHWANVPEPGSLALAGLGLVALVARRRRQA; encoded by the coding sequence ATGACGATTCGATTCGACGCTTGGCGCCGATTCCTTGGCGCCGTGGCGGTGTCGCTTTGCGCGGGTACGGCCGCCCAGGCCGGCCCAGTGATGCCGGCCTTCGGCGACGTGCCCACGGGCTGGGTCACCGACCGCTACGCCCCCGCGCAGTTCGCCAACATGGGCGCCTACAAGGGCCGCGGCGATGTGCTGGCCATCGGCATCAGCCAGGCTGATGCGCTGGCCAACCGGTCCGGCCCGTACCAGTCGGCCTTCTACAACACGCAGGGCATGCAGCATGCGGTGAGCGGCGGCGCCGGTTCGTCGATCGACGCCAGCCTCTATGTCGATGCTGCTTGGCGCGACGGTCAGGCCGGCAACGTGCGAACCGACATGTGGGGTGTCGCCTCCGGCGGCGCTCAGCTCGGCTACGCCATCATCGGCTTTACCAACTACGGCGGCGATGCACGCTACCGCGTCTGGGATGCTGATACGCAGACCGGCTGGGTCGATCTGGACCTGGCCGTCCAGTTCGGCCAATGGACCGATTTCAGCATCAACTTCACGGGCAGCAGTTTCGACTACTTCGTCAACGGGGCGCTGGCCTACTCCGACCAGACGATAGGTGGCGCGACCGGCTACTCGGCGGTCATCATGCAGGCCTACAACTTCGGCGATCCATCGCTGCAGGGAGCGGTCGCCAAGGACTACACCGTGCACTGGGCCAACGTGCCGGAGCCAGGTTCGCTGGCGCTGGCCGGACTTGGCCTGGTCGCCCTGGTGGCGCGTCGCCGTCGTCAGGCCTGA
- a CDS encoding serine hydrolase domain-containing protein, protein MRKPQISTALLLALLAAAAQAGQPATPAAMAAYADKLLDEQKINREGPGITVLVARGDQLLYKSARGMASIELGVPMQPDQLMRIGSVTKQFAAATLLKQIDEGKARLDDPLSKFLPDYPNGGQITLLQLLNHTSGVKSYTGIPGYMSNPIRRALSTGELIKEFKDLPADFAPGQAWAYNNSGYVLLGAVVEAISGKTWHQQLTDSLLAPQQLGSVFFQAEDRLFKGMAQGYTLNDKRELAPAGLLSMTQPHAAGALIGNTEALWRWNLALHGGKLISAANYQRMVTPEGPAKPRNYGFGIGTGTVRGQALLSHGGGIHGFVSTLNYLPQTQTTVVILRNSDGPGFSMDLVARKLAAFAIGEPIAEPVAVAVAAEQLKALEGVYGPDERQTRSVRVVDGVLTSQRSGGSPVKLIALGGDRFAVPQALTLFQFDRDAGGKAVALRVMADGEGEGDRSPRRGDLPAESAAISLTPAQLQALLGEYSSPQFSIKLFVDDKGLLLSQAPGQPAIEMKAVSPRLLRTVGVDATLEFSDEEGRAASLTLKQGPAQLKLLRKN, encoded by the coding sequence ATGCGCAAGCCCCAGATTTCCACCGCCCTGCTGCTGGCCCTGCTGGCCGCAGCAGCCCAGGCCGGCCAGCCGGCCACGCCCGCCGCCATGGCGGCCTATGCCGACAAGCTGCTGGACGAACAGAAGATCAACCGCGAGGGCCCCGGCATCACCGTGCTGGTGGCGCGTGGCGACCAACTGCTCTACAAGAGCGCCCGCGGCATGGCCAGCATCGAGCTGGGCGTGCCCATGCAGCCCGACCAGCTGATGCGCATTGGCTCGGTCACCAAGCAGTTCGCCGCCGCCACGCTGCTGAAGCAGATCGACGAGGGCAAGGCCAGGCTGGACGATCCGCTGTCCAAGTTCCTGCCCGACTATCCGAATGGCGGTCAGATCACGCTCCTGCAGCTGCTCAACCACACCTCGGGCGTCAAGAGCTACACCGGCATTCCGGGCTACATGAGCAACCCGATCCGCCGCGCGCTGAGTACCGGCGAGCTGATCAAGGAATTCAAGGACCTGCCGGCCGACTTCGCGCCCGGCCAGGCCTGGGCCTACAACAATTCGGGCTATGTGCTGCTGGGTGCCGTGGTCGAGGCCATCTCGGGCAAGACCTGGCACCAGCAGCTGACCGACAGCCTGCTGGCGCCCCAGCAGCTGGGCAGTGTGTTCTTCCAGGCCGAGGACCGGCTGTTCAAGGGCATGGCCCAGGGCTACACGTTGAACGACAAGCGCGAGCTGGCCCCGGCCGGCCTGCTCAGCATGACCCAGCCCCATGCGGCCGGCGCGCTGATCGGCAACACCGAGGCGCTGTGGCGCTGGAACCTGGCCCTGCACGGCGGCAAGCTGATCTCGGCAGCGAACTACCAGCGCATGGTCACGCCCGAAGGCCCGGCCAAACCGCGCAACTACGGCTTCGGCATCGGCACCGGGACCGTGCGCGGACAGGCCCTGCTCAGCCATGGCGGCGGCATCCACGGCTTCGTCTCCACGCTGAACTACCTGCCACAGACGCAGACCACCGTGGTCATCCTGCGCAACAGCGACGGCCCCGGTTTCAGCATGGACCTGGTGGCGCGCAAGCTTGCCGCCTTTGCCATCGGCGAGCCTATTGCCGAGCCGGTAGCGGTGGCCGTTGCGGCCGAGCAGCTCAAGGCGCTGGAGGGGGTGTACGGACCCGACGAACGGCAGACCCGTTCGGTGCGCGTCGTCGATGGCGTGCTGACTTCGCAGCGCAGCGGCGGCAGCCCGGTCAAGCTGATCGCGCTGGGCGGCGACCGCTTCGCCGTGCCCCAGGCCCTGACCCTGTTCCAGTTCGACCGCGATGCCGGCGGCAAGGCGGTGGCCTTGCGCGTCATGGCCGACGGCGAGGGCGAGGGCGATCGCTCGCCGCGCCGCGGCGATCTGCCGGCCGAGTCTGCCGCCATCAGCTTGACGCCGGCGCAGCTGCAGGCCCTGCTCGGCGAGTACAGCTCGCCTCAGTTCTCGATCAAGCTCTTCGTCGATGACAAGGGCCTGCTGCTCAGCCAGGCGCCGGGCCAGCCGGCCATAGAAATGAAGGCGGTCTCGCCGCGCCTGCTGCGCACCGTGGGTGTCGACGCCACGCTGGAATTCAGCGACGAAGAGGGCCGCGCGGCCTCGCTGACGCTGAAGCAGGGGCCGGCCCAGCTGAAACTGCTGCGCAAGAACTGA
- a CDS encoding YgjP-like metallopeptidase domain-containing protein, which produces MSSLAPGSLALKFLAGYPPALIQQVEALIADGRLAESLARRHGEAHEVRSDKALFDYCQALKERHLRNAPPLDKVHYDAKLRVIQHALGTHTRAPKVQGSKLKMRREIRIASLFREAPANFLKMIVVHELAHLRELEHNKAFYQLCQHMEPDYAQLEFDLRLYLIKLELEKLE; this is translated from the coding sequence ATGTCTTCCCTCGCACCCGGCAGCCTTGCACTGAAATTCCTGGCCGGCTATCCGCCTGCGCTGATCCAGCAGGTCGAGGCCCTGATCGCCGACGGCCGCCTGGCCGAATCGCTGGCCCGCCGCCACGGCGAGGCGCATGAGGTGCGCAGCGACAAGGCCTTGTTCGACTACTGCCAGGCGCTGAAGGAGCGCCACCTGCGCAATGCGCCGCCGCTGGACAAGGTGCATTACGACGCAAAGCTGCGCGTGATCCAGCATGCGTTGGGCACGCATACCCGCGCGCCCAAGGTCCAGGGCAGCAAGCTGAAGATGCGCCGCGAGATCCGCATCGCCAGCCTGTTCCGCGAGGCGCCAGCCAACTTCCTGAAGATGATCGTGGTCCACGAGCTGGCGCATCTGCGCGAGCTGGAGCACAACAAGGCCTTCTACCAGCTGTGCCAGCACATGGAGCCTGACTACGCGCAGCTGGAGTTCGACCTGCGGCTTTACCTGATCAAGCTGGAGCTGGAGAAGCTCGAATGA
- a CDS encoding 2Fe-2S iron-sulfur cluster-binding protein, giving the protein MPNKTEQSRDYEVRIVPQPQTWRCAGDQTLLLSALAAGLKMPHSCRNGSCRACMCRLLEGRIEYRIEWPGLLAEEKAAGWILPCVASPRSDLVLRRAGD; this is encoded by the coding sequence ATGCCCAACAAGACGGAACAGAGCAGGGACTACGAGGTGCGGATTGTCCCGCAGCCGCAGACCTGGCGCTGCGCCGGCGATCAGACCCTGCTGCTGAGCGCCCTGGCGGCCGGTCTCAAGATGCCGCATTCCTGCCGCAACGGCAGCTGCCGGGCCTGCATGTGCCGGCTGCTGGAAGGCCGCATCGAGTACCGCATCGAGTGGCCCGGCCTGCTGGCCGAGGAGAAGGCCGCGGGCTGGATACTGCCCTGCGTCGCCAGCCCGCGCAGCGACCTGGTGCTGCGGCGGGCGGGCGACTGA
- the minE gene encoding cell division topological specificity factor MinE, which yields MGFLSFFLGEKKNTASVAKERLQLILAHERNGRSSSPDYLPQLQRELVAVISKYVSINPADIKVHMERQDDLDVLEVKIELPEGAR from the coding sequence ATGGGATTCCTGTCCTTCTTCCTCGGTGAGAAAAAGAACACCGCCAGCGTCGCCAAGGAGCGGCTGCAGCTGATCCTCGCGCATGAGCGCAACGGTCGTAGCTCCAGCCCCGACTACCTGCCGCAGCTGCAGCGCGAGCTGGTGGCCGTGATCTCCAAGTACGTGTCCATCAATCCGGCCGACATCAAGGTCCACATGGAGCGCCAGGACGACCTCGACGTGCTGGAGGTCAAGATCGAGCTGCCGGAAGGCGCGCGCTGA
- the minD gene encoding septum site-determining protein MinD codes for MTKIVVVTSGKGGVGKTTTSASFATGLALRGYKTAVIDFDVGLRNLDLIMGVERRVVYDLINVINDEIKLSQALIKDKQLEKLYILAASQTRDKDALKQEGVERVLNELKEMEFDYIVCDSPAGIETGALMAMHFADEALVVTNPEVSSVRDSDRILGMLNSKTKRAIEGKEPIKEHLLITRYNPNRVEGGQMLSLEDIHEILRTPLIGVIPESEIVLQASNQGTPAIHMKGSEVAEAYADVVSRFLGEDKPMRFIEAVKPGFFKRLFGR; via the coding sequence ATGACCAAGATCGTCGTGGTGACCTCGGGCAAGGGCGGGGTCGGCAAGACCACCACCAGCGCCAGCTTTGCGACGGGCCTCGCTTTGCGCGGCTACAAGACCGCGGTGATCGACTTCGACGTCGGCCTGCGCAACCTGGACCTGATCATGGGCGTGGAGCGCCGCGTGGTCTACGACCTGATCAACGTGATCAACGACGAGATCAAGCTGAGCCAGGCGCTGATCAAGGACAAGCAGCTGGAGAAGCTCTACATCCTCGCGGCCTCGCAGACCCGCGACAAGGACGCGCTCAAGCAGGAAGGCGTCGAGCGCGTGCTGAACGAGCTCAAGGAGATGGAGTTCGACTACATCGTCTGCGACTCGCCGGCCGGCATCGAGACCGGCGCGCTGATGGCGATGCACTTCGCCGACGAGGCTCTGGTCGTGACCAATCCCGAGGTCTCCTCGGTGCGCGATTCGGACCGCATCCTGGGCATGCTCAACAGCAAGACCAAGCGTGCGATCGAAGGCAAGGAGCCGATCAAGGAGCACCTCCTGATCACCCGCTACAACCCGAACCGGGTCGAGGGTGGCCAGATGCTTTCTCTGGAAGACATCCACGAGATCCTGCGCACGCCGCTGATCGGCGTGATCCCCGAGAGCGAGATCGTGCTGCAGGCCTCCAACCAGGGCACGCCGGCCATCCACATGAAGGGCAGCGAAGTGGCCGAGGCCTATGCCGACGTGGTGTCGCGCTTCCTGGGCGAGGACAAGCCGATGCGCTTCATCGAAGCCGTCAAGCCCGGTTTCTTCAAGCGCCTGTTCGGCCGCTGA
- a CDS encoding hemerythrin domain-containing protein yields MSALLTWSDSLVLNQPQLDATHQEMVDLINGLAAALAAGGDAMPAFQALLDHTEAHFAMEERWMADTGFAPENCHSSQHQMVLNVLHEVKRHALELNDLEPMRIIGGELAQWLPAHAEMMDAALVFHMGEVGYDPVTGHKAKPLSEVAISSCGSAGSCSDEAR; encoded by the coding sequence ATGAGCGCGCTGCTGACCTGGAGCGATTCGCTCGTCCTGAACCAGCCGCAGCTCGATGCCACGCACCAGGAGATGGTGGACCTGATCAACGGCCTGGCCGCGGCCCTGGCGGCCGGCGGCGACGCCATGCCCGCCTTCCAGGCCTTGCTCGATCACACCGAGGCGCATTTCGCGATGGAAGAGCGCTGGATGGCCGACACCGGCTTCGCGCCCGAGAACTGCCACAGCAGCCAACACCAGATGGTGCTGAACGTGCTGCACGAGGTGAAGCGCCATGCGCTGGAGCTGAACGACCTGGAACCGATGCGCATCATCGGCGGCGAGCTCGCGCAGTGGCTGCCGGCCCATGCCGAGATGATGGACGCGGCCCTGGTCTTCCACATGGGCGAGGTCGGCTACGACCCGGTCACTGGCCACAAGGCCAAGCCCCTGTCCGAGGTGGCGATCAGCAGCTGCGGCAGTGCCGGCAGCTGCAGCGACGAGGCCCGCTAG
- the dinB gene encoding DNA polymerase IV, translated as MEESPPSLPERLIAHLDMDAFYASVELLRYPELKGLPVVVGGRREHAPRLREDGTREYSRLRDYTGRGVITTATYAARDLGVNSGMGLMKAALRAPDAILLPTDFDSYRHYSRLFKAAVAEVAPVIEDRGIDEIYIDLSEVPGVREPVGHDPLGGVKAIAREIKNSVRNATGLTCSIGITPNKLLSKIASELDKPDGLTVLTLADLETRIWPLAARKINGIGPKAAAKLSSLGVETVGDIAEKPLPWLVEQFGKTYGAWLHEASHGRDKRPVVTFSEPVSISRETTFERDLHAVHDRALLGRIFTELCEQLARDLGRKGYQGRTIGIKLRFEGFVTVTRDLTLDVPVADAASIRRAAGLCLKRVDLGRRLRLLGVRVGSLSHPGDPVPAPKKRPSLGTANADEAQAGVEQASLALFDPDQA; from the coding sequence ATGGAAGAAAGCCCGCCGTCCCTGCCCGAGCGCCTGATCGCGCACCTGGACATGGACGCCTTCTATGCCTCGGTGGAGCTGCTGCGCTACCCGGAGCTCAAGGGCCTGCCCGTGGTGGTGGGCGGTCGGCGCGAGCATGCACCACGGCTGCGCGAAGACGGCACGCGCGAATACTCGCGGCTGCGCGACTACACAGGCCGCGGCGTGATCACCACGGCCACCTATGCGGCGCGCGACCTGGGCGTCAACTCCGGCATGGGCCTGATGAAGGCAGCGCTGCGCGCACCCGACGCCATCCTGCTGCCCACCGATTTCGATTCCTACCGCCACTACTCGCGACTTTTCAAGGCTGCCGTGGCCGAGGTGGCGCCGGTGATCGAGGACCGCGGCATCGACGAGATCTACATCGACCTCAGCGAGGTGCCCGGCGTCCGCGAACCGGTCGGCCACGACCCGCTGGGCGGGGTCAAGGCGATTGCACGCGAGATCAAGAACTCGGTCCGCAATGCCACCGGCCTGACCTGCTCCATAGGCATCACGCCGAACAAGCTGCTGTCCAAGATCGCCTCCGAGCTGGACAAGCCCGACGGCCTCACCGTGCTCACCCTGGCCGATCTGGAGACCCGCATCTGGCCGCTGGCGGCGCGCAAGATCAACGGCATAGGCCCCAAGGCCGCGGCCAAGCTTTCGTCGCTGGGCGTGGAGACCGTGGGCGACATCGCCGAGAAGCCGCTTCCCTGGCTGGTCGAGCAGTTCGGCAAGACCTACGGCGCCTGGCTGCACGAAGCCTCGCATGGCCGCGACAAGCGGCCCGTGGTGACCTTCAGCGAGCCGGTGTCCATCAGCCGCGAAACCACCTTCGAACGCGACCTGCATGCGGTGCACGACCGCGCGCTGCTGGGCCGTATCTTCACCGAGCTGTGCGAGCAACTGGCCCGCGACCTGGGCCGCAAGGGCTACCAGGGCCGCACCATAGGCATCAAGCTGCGCTTCGAGGGTTTCGTCACCGTGACCCGCGACCTGACGCTGGATGTGCCGGTGGCCGATGCGGCTTCGATACGCCGCGCGGCCGGCCTCTGCCTCAAGCGGGTGGACCTGGGTCGCCGGCTGCGGCTGCTCGGCGTGCGGGTGGGCAGTCTCTCGCACCCCGGCGATCCCGTGCCAGCCCCAAAGAAAAGGCCGTCCCTGGGGACGGCCAATGCCGACGAGGCGCAGGCTGGAGTCGAACAGGCCAGCCTTGCCTTGTTCGACCCCGATCAGGCCTGA
- the minC gene encoding septum site-determining protein MinC, whose protein sequence is MSGGRAAELFELKSASVSLLALVLRSTDLEALSADIHQRLDGQSFEDDGLLIDLSQLPAMPAEAESGQLSLTEAANRLDLAGLLKLLREYKLRPVAVAGANEVQREQALALGLVEAPLGARAEPRAAEPRTQTVVKEVVKEVVREVVREVPAESPRTVVVDKPLRSGQQVYAKGADLVVMALVNHGAEVIADGHIHVYAPLRGKAIAGARGNTEARIFAASLEAELIAIAGIYRTTENPLPADVFGKPAQVRLDGEKLVMEALKL, encoded by the coding sequence GTGAGCGGCGGCCGCGCCGCCGAACTTTTCGAGCTCAAGAGTGCCTCGGTCAGCCTGCTGGCCCTGGTGCTGCGTAGCACCGATCTGGAAGCCCTTTCGGCCGACATCCACCAGCGCCTGGACGGCCAGAGCTTCGAGGACGACGGCCTGCTGATCGATCTTTCCCAGCTGCCGGCCATGCCGGCCGAGGCCGAGTCCGGCCAGCTGAGCCTGACCGAAGCGGCCAATCGCCTGGATCTCGCCGGTCTCTTGAAGCTGCTGCGCGAATACAAGCTGCGGCCGGTGGCCGTGGCCGGCGCCAACGAGGTCCAACGCGAGCAGGCACTTGCCCTGGGGCTGGTCGAGGCGCCGCTGGGCGCGCGTGCCGAGCCGCGCGCGGCCGAGCCCCGCACCCAGACCGTGGTCAAGGAAGTCGTCAAGGAAGTGGTGCGCGAGGTCGTGCGCGAGGTGCCGGCCGAGAGTCCCCGCACCGTCGTCGTCGACAAGCCGCTGCGCTCCGGCCAGCAGGTCTATGCCAAGGGCGCCGACCTGGTGGTGATGGCCCTGGTCAACCATGGGGCCGAGGTGATCGCCGACGGCCACATCCACGTTTACGCACCGCTGCGCGGCAAGGCCATCGCCGGCGCGCGCGGCAACACCGAGGCGCGCATCTTTGCCGCCAGCCTGGAAGCGGAGCTGATCGCCATTGCCGGCATCTACCGCACGACCGAGAACCCCTTGCCGGCCGACGTGTTCGGCAAGCCGGCACAAGTCAGGCTCGATGGCGAGAAGCTCGTCATGGAAGCCCTGAAGCTCTGA
- a CDS encoding MmcQ/YjbR family DNA-binding protein, giving the protein MSYAALKKHAMSLPGATEDIKWGADWVASVGGKMFFVGGPLPDWNGCSFKVDEHRFLELTDMPGLEPAPYLARVKWVKLSDPKALPLAELKALVERSHALVLAGLTKKLQKQILGL; this is encoded by the coding sequence ATGAGCTATGCCGCCTTGAAGAAGCATGCGATGTCGCTGCCCGGCGCGACCGAGGACATCAAGTGGGGCGCCGACTGGGTGGCCAGCGTGGGCGGCAAGATGTTCTTCGTCGGCGGTCCGCTGCCGGACTGGAACGGCTGCTCGTTCAAGGTGGACGAGCACCGTTTCCTCGAACTGACCGACATGCCCGGCCTCGAGCCGGCGCCTTATCTGGCGCGGGTCAAGTGGGTCAAGCTGTCCGATCCCAAGGCCCTGCCGCTGGCCGAGCTCAAGGCCCTGGTCGAGCGCTCGCATGCGCTGGTGCTGGCCGGTCTGACCAAGAAGCTGCAAAAGCAGATCCTGGGGCTCTGA
- a CDS encoding tRNA-dihydrouridine synthase — MILLAPMEGLLDHMLRDVLTRVGGIDRCVSEFIRITDMLLPKRVFTRIVPELLNGGLTPAGVPVRAQLLGSDPVCMADNAGRLAELKPAGIDLNFGCPAKCVNRHRGGAVLLDEPELIHEIVKAVRQAMPEAMPLSVKMRLGYMDYSRTLDCAQAMVEAGAEEIVVHGRSKADGYKPPAYWDRIAAVREAVPVNVVANGEIWTVEDARRAQAESGCQDLMLGRGMVADPGLALAVSQAGRASMDWDELQPLMLHFWRLVREHVQAKHQAGRLKQWLHYLRRRYPEAEEAYLRLRTVNDPQLLEQQFFHPEPEGVDA; from the coding sequence ATGATTTTGTTGGCGCCCATGGAGGGCCTGCTCGACCACATGCTGCGCGACGTGCTGACCCGCGTTGGCGGCATAGACCGCTGCGTGTCGGAATTCATCCGCATCACCGACATGCTGCTGCCCAAGCGCGTGTTCACCCGCATAGTCCCCGAGCTCTTGAACGGTGGCCTGACGCCGGCCGGCGTGCCGGTGCGCGCCCAGCTCCTGGGCTCGGATCCGGTCTGCATGGCCGACAACGCCGGCCGCCTGGCCGAGCTGAAGCCGGCGGGCATCGACCTCAACTTCGGCTGCCCGGCCAAATGCGTGAACCGCCATCGCGGCGGCGCCGTGCTGCTGGACGAGCCCGAGCTGATCCACGAGATCGTCAAGGCCGTGCGTCAGGCCATGCCCGAGGCCATGCCGCTGTCGGTCAAGATGCGCCTGGGCTACATGGACTACAGCCGCACGCTGGACTGCGCCCAGGCCATGGTCGAGGCCGGCGCCGAGGAAATCGTGGTCCATGGCCGCAGCAAGGCGGACGGCTACAAGCCGCCGGCCTACTGGGACCGCATAGCCGCCGTGCGCGAGGCCGTGCCGGTCAACGTGGTGGCCAATGGCGAGATATGGACCGTCGAGGATGCGCGGCGCGCCCAGGCCGAATCCGGCTGCCAGGACCTGATGCTGGGCCGCGGCATGGTGGCCGACCCGGGCCTGGCCCTGGCGGTCTCGCAAGCCGGTCGCGCAAGCATGGACTGGGACGAGCTGCAACCGCTGATGCTGCATTTCTGGCGGCTGGTCCGCGAGCATGTGCAGGCCAAGCACCAGGCCGGCCGGCTCAAGCAATGGCTGCACTACCTGCGCCGCCGCTATCCCGAGGCCGAGGAAGCCTATCTGAGGCTTCGCACCGTCAATGATCCCCAGCTGCTGGAGCAGCAGTTCTTCCATCCAGAACCCGAAGGAGTCGACGCATGA
- the argH gene encoding argininosuccinate lyase, translating to MSSDNQLANKSQAWSALFSEPMSELVKRYTASVDFDQRLWAADIQGSLAHAEMLNAQGILSAEDHAAIQKGMAQIRSEIEAGSFQWKLDLEDVHLNIEARLTELVGIAGKRLHTGRSRNDQVATDVRLWLRGEIDELSQLLIALQSALVEVAEKNAEVILPGFTHLQVAQPVAFGHHLLAYVEMFARDAERLQDVRKRVNRLPLGAAALAGTSYPLDRERVARTLGMEAVCQNSLDAVSDRDFAIEFTAAASLAMVHISRLSEELILWMSQSFGFIDLADRFCTGSSIMPQKKNPDVPELARGKSGRVVGHLMGLITLMKGQPLAYNKDNQEDKEPLFDTVDTLKDTLRIFAEMCGGITVKPEAMERAASRGYATATDLADYLVKKGLAFRDAHEIVAHAVKIAIQQGVDLSQLPLAELQKFDGRIEADVFELLSLRGSLNARNILGGTAPSQVRAQVARHRARLSS from the coding sequence ATGTCCTCCGACAACCAACTCGCCAACAAGTCCCAGGCCTGGTCGGCCCTGTTCTCCGAGCCGATGAGCGAGCTGGTCAAGCGCTACACGGCCAGCGTCGATTTCGACCAGCGCCTGTGGGCGGCCGACATCCAGGGCAGCCTGGCCCATGCCGAGATGCTGAACGCCCAGGGCATCCTGAGCGCCGAAGACCATGCCGCCATCCAGAAGGGCATGGCCCAGATCCGCAGCGAGATCGAGGCCGGCAGCTTCCAGTGGAAACTGGACCTGGAGGACGTGCACCTGAACATCGAGGCGCGGCTGACCGAGCTGGTCGGCATCGCCGGCAAGCGCCTGCACACCGGCCGCAGCCGCAACGACCAGGTGGCCACCGACGTTCGGCTGTGGCTGCGCGGCGAGATCGACGAGCTCTCCCAGCTGCTGATCGCCCTGCAGAGCGCCCTGGTGGAGGTGGCCGAGAAGAACGCCGAGGTCATCCTGCCGGGCTTCACCCACCTGCAGGTCGCACAGCCGGTGGCTTTCGGCCATCACCTGCTGGCCTATGTGGAGATGTTTGCCCGCGATGCGGAGCGCCTGCAGGACGTGCGCAAGCGCGTCAACCGCCTGCCGCTGGGCGCCGCCGCCCTGGCCGGCACCAGCTATCCGCTGGACCGCGAGCGCGTGGCCCGTACGCTGGGCATGGAAGCCGTCTGCCAGAACAGCCTGGACGCGGTGTCGGACCGCGACTTCGCCATCGAATTCACCGCCGCGGCCTCGCTGGCCATGGTCCACATCTCGCGCCTGAGCGAAGAGCTGATCCTGTGGATGAGCCAGAGCTTTGGCTTCATCGACCTGGCCGACCGCTTCTGCACCGGCTCTTCGATCATGCCGCAGAAGAAGAACCCCGACGTGCCCGAGCTGGCCCGCGGCAAGAGCGGCCGCGTGGTCGGCCATCTGATGGGCCTGATCACGCTGATGAAGGGCCAGCCGCTGGCCTACAACAAGGACAACCAGGAGGACAAGGAACCCTTGTTCGACACGGTCGATACCTTGAAGGACACGCTGCGCATCTTTGCCGAGATGTGCGGCGGCATCACGGTCAAGCCCGAGGCCATGGAACGCGCAGCTTCACGAGGCTATGCCACGGCCACCGACCTGGCCGACTACCTGGTCAAGAAGGGTCTGGCCTTCCGCGATGCCCACGAGATCGTGGCCCATGCGGTCAAGATCGCCATCCAGCAGGGCGTGGACCTGTCGCAGCTGCCGCTGGCCGAGCTGCAGAAGTTCGACGGCCGCATCGAGGCCGACGTGTTCGAGCTGCTGTCGCTGCGCGGCTCGCTGAACGCCCGCAACATCCTGGGCGGCACCGCCCCCAGCCAGGTGCGCGCCCAGGTCGCCCGCCACCGCGCCCGTCTGTCGTCATGA